The nucleotide window CCAACGCAGTCTGGCTTTAGCCATCAGTGCTGTCATCGCATTATTGATCGCGGTGAGCTTTCCCTTTGTCAGTTTTTCGATAAAAGGCATTGGCCACAGTATCGAAATCGAACAAACCGCTTCGATGTTATTGAGTTTTGAGCAGCCTATTGTTGCCATTGTGGTGGCACTGACTATTATCATTCTTCCTGCGCTGTATTTGTTTTCAGTGATCTGGTTACAACTGGTCTTGCTGTTTTCAGAACCAAAAATAAAACACCGGCAAATTGCGCGCACCTTAAAACATCTGGATAGCTGGATGATGGCTGATGTGTTTATTATCGGTGCATTGGTGAGCTTGTTCAAAATTGCTGGCATGGCCGATATTCAGCTGGGTATCGCCTTTTGGGCCTACGCCGTTTTTGCGTTTTTATTATTGATGACAACACGTTCTATCGATGCCGACTGGATGTGGTTTGCGATTGCTGGCGAACCGCGTGCGCCGGCGCAGACCAGAACCGGGCAAGGAGCCTCTGAACAAGGGCTGACGGGCTGTCCGACCTGTGGTTTGATTCATACGCTTAATGAAAATGGCGATAATCATTGCATCCGTTGTGGCGAGCCTCTTCATGCACGTGCACCTAAAAGTCTGCAACGAACGATGTCATTACTCATCACCGCAACTATTCTGTATATTCCAGCCAATGTCTATCCCATTATGACTACCACCACCTTCGGTCAGGAAAAAAACAGTACCATCATGGGGGGAGTGATTGATCTGATTCAACATGGATCCTGGCCGATTGCACTAGTGATTTTTATTGCCAGTATTTTGGTGCCGATAGGCAAATTACTCGTCTTGTCGTGGTTATGCCTGACCGTCAATAATGCTCATCAGCTAAGCCAAATGACGCGTTTGAAATTGTATCGGATTACCGAATTTATCGGTCGATGGTCTATGGTAGACGTGTTTGTGGTGTCGATTCTGGTGGCCTTGATTCATGCTGGTGACTTAATTTCTGTCACCCCCGGATCAGCCGCTCTGGCCTTCGCTAGTGTGGTTGTACTAACCATGTTGGCAGCGATCACCTTTGATTCACGATTAATTTGGGATAACCCTCAATCTGAGTTACGACCTATGCGGGGCAAGAAAGTATGACGGAAGATATCTCTAGTACTGACACAACAGACGAATTAGATACTGCGCGTGCCAGCAAAGCATCAAGCTGGTCACCGATTTGGATTCTTCCTATTGTCGCGGTATTAATCGGTGCCTGGTTGGTTGTGGATGATTATCTCAGCACCGGGCCACTGATTAATCTGACGATGAGTGATGCTGAGGGCATTGCTGCTGGCAAAACGCTGATTAAAACACGTAATGTGGAAATTGGGCATGTTGAATCAGTGAAGCTTTCGGATGATTTGCAATACGCTGTGGTCAAAGCCCGGATTGACCCCGATGCAGCATCAACCCTGGTTGAGGACACACGTTTCTGGGTTGTAAAACCGCGTATTGGACGTGAAGGCATCAGTGGTTTAAATACCGTGCTGTCCGGCGCGTATATTCAACTTGAACCTGGTAAGTCAAAGCAGGAAAAGCGTGACTTTGAGGTATTGGATCAACCACCGGTGTCACTGAGCGGCGATGGAATTCGTATCAGTCTCGACAGCCCTCTGGGAATTTCGTTGAATCCCGGTGACCCGGTCAGTTATCAGGGCCAGATTGTTGGTCGGGTGGAGAAAGCTGAGTTCTCGGCCAGTGATCAACATATGCACCATGAGTTATTTATCGAAGCACCCTATGATGTGTTGGTCACCAAAAGCACCCGCTTCTGGTCTTCTTCTGGTGTCAATATCAGCCTTGATTCGAAAGGCTTTAATATCAACCTGGCCTCACTTGAAACCTTATTAAGCAGTGGTGTCAGCTTTGGTGTTTTACAGGAAATGGAAAATGACAAAGCGGCGGAGTCAGGTGATGAGTTCACTCTATACCCGAATCAGACCGCAGCCCAACAAGCGAGCTATGATCACTACATCGAATATGTGTTGATGGTGAAGGATACTGTGCGTGGTTTGGCAGAAGGTGCGCCTGTAGAGTTCAGGGGGCTGCGCATTGGTACAGTACAAAGTGTGCCCTGGGAATATAACTCGAGAATGCGAAATGGTAAGGATGGTTTTGCTATTCCGGTGCTTATCAGACTCGAGCCTCAGCGGCTGGGTGATTTCCATGATGGTCTGCTTGAAGAGTGGAAAGAGCGTATTGATCGACTGATTAAACGTGGTCTGGTCGCTACTTTAAAACCGGGTAATTTACTTACCGGTTCGATGTTTGTGGATATCAATATCGACAAAACACCCGGCATGCCTGAGATTAAAACCGCCATGTTCAGAGAGCGACAGGTGATTCCGACCAAGTCATCACAGCTCGCGCAGATGGAAATGAAAGTCTCTAATTTACTCGATAAGTTAAATGGTATCGATGTACAGCCTGTTTTAGATGGAGTGAATGCTAACTTGAAAACTTCTCAGGCGTTGCTGCAAGAAGTGCAAAAACTGGCAGTCAGTATCGATAACTTTGTGAATAATCCTCAGACACAAACCATACCGGATAATGTCAATCAGACGCTGACCGAATTAAGAGAAACGCTGAAAGGATTGTCACCCGATGCACCGGCGTATCAGAACTTATCGCAAAGTATTAAGAGTCTGGAAGGTTTGATTAATGACATACAGCCCTTGGTGCGGACTTTGAATGAACAACCCAACGCACTTATTTTTAATCGCACCGAGCAGATGGACCCACAACCACCTGCTGCTCAGCCATAAATTCAGGAGTCTGTTGTGAAACGATTTTTTATTGGGATGTTATTCATATTGCTGACCGCATGTGCCAGCCAGCCTGTGACCCAGACAAATTTCTATACTCTGCCTGTGACTCAGGCGTCAGAGCAGGTGGTGTCTGATAAAACGGTTTTTATTAAACCGGTTATTCTGGCTGACTTTCTCAGCAACAATGGAGTCGTTTTACAACTCGATGACATCACCATTCATTCTGCTCAGTATCATCAATGGGCTGAGCCGTTAACAGACCAGTTGAGCCGCGCTTTACGGGACAGACTCCAGGCGGCACAGTCAAATTATCGGATTGTGAACCTGCCGTCATTTGCCAAGCAAAGCACCTATCAGTTGCAGCTGGAATTTGACCAATTTCAGGGACGCTTCGATGGCAAAGCGGTGACCAGTGGTCAGTGGCAATTGATGAATACCGCTGGAGAAACACTCAAAACACAGCGATTCAGCCTGACTCAAGACCTGCCAGCAGAAGGTTATCCGGTGCTGATCCGAGCCTTAGCGACGAACCTGGACAAATTAGCGGCTGAGATAGCGAAACAATTACCATCTGAAGATAAGCAGCAATAATTGATGTCGGTTATCAGGCTCTGACACCAAATTTCAATTTCTTAATGTATAGATAACGACGTTATGTATAAAAAGAAAATTATTTTGTTTGCCGCATTTGCCTTTCTGATAGTGATTTTGGCTTTGTCACTCACCGTCTGGTCGACCAAGTTCACAGCATCGAATATTGCACAAGTGAATATGGCCAACAGCTTACTCACCGAGCATTTAAAGCTGTCTGATCATAGCTATCGTTTATTCAAGCAAATCACTGATGAAATTCTGCTCGGTAAAAGTGCCAATCAGTCCATTGTCAGAAATAAACGGGCCATGATTACCGAGACGCTATCTCGTATCAGAGCATTAGAAATTGCTCAACGAGAAGCCCTGGGCCCGGAAAAAACCAAGGGTTCTGTCGAGGATACAGATAATCTGGAAATGGCCATAAATGGCATACTCAAGTCATTCGCTGAAGTACTGGAAATGAGTGATGAACAATCACGCTCACAGAAAATTAAATTCCTGCTGGAAGAGCAAATTGATAATAATTTCCGTGATGCGATTAACCTGGCCCTGCAGCGCCAGTCTGGATTGGTGGATGCGCTGAATGCCAATATTGAAAATCGACACGCCCTGATTTATTGGTCGGCATTGGTACTGTCATTATTAGCCATTTTTCTGACGATACTGGGTAGTCTGGCATTAATTCGAAATATAACTGAACCCGTGGACCAATTAAAAAAAGGAGCGGAAGCGCTTTCAAAAGGTGATTTGCAATACCGTGTACCACTTGGCTTTGATGCTGAGTTTGATGCCATTGCTGAATCGTTTAATGGAATGGCACACAATCTGGCTGAACAAAAACAATTACGTGATACCCTCAATCAAAACCTTGAATATGAGGTGGCAAAACGTACAGAGGAGCTGGTTCAATTGAATCAGACCTTACAGCACAACGATGTGTCCAGACGACACTTTCTCGCTGATATCAGCCATGAACTCAGAACACCGCTTACTATTATTCGCGGTGAAGCTCAGGTGGCATTGAGACAAAAAAAAGCTGAGGATTCTGACCCTGCTTTACGTGATGCATTAAGCCAGGTACTCGAGCAGGCTTTGTTTTTGAGTCGACTGGTGGATGACCTGCTATTTATTGCTCGAACCGATACCAATAACCTGAGACTGGAATGTGCAAAAACCAATATCCATGATCTCATCACTGACTGTTGCCAAGATATGCGTCACCAGGCAAAAGCAAAGTCCATGGTCATAAGTTTTCATCCTGTCGTAGAACCTGCCTATGCCATGGTGGATGCCGAACGAATAAGGCAACTGTTAATCATTGTGCTCGACAATGCGATCAAATACAGCCCTGCAGAGACACAAGTACAAATCAATACGTCGATTGATGAGCACAATATCCTGATTCATGTCGCGGACCAGGGGCATGGACTTGAGCAGTCCGAGCTCCCCTTTATTTTTGATCGTTTTTATCGCAGTCAAAAAGTACGGAGAGAATCCTTACCGGGAACAGGCTTGGGATTAGCTGTAGCCAAGGCAATAACCGATGCGCATCAGGGAAAAATCTGGGCTCAAGTAGATGACACAGGTTTTCGTATTACTATCTCACTGCCTCGGGTGGTCTAATGCAAATTCTGCTGATTGAAGATGAAAAACGGGTGGCTGACTTTATCTGCCGTGGGCTGAAAGCGGAAGGCTTTTTTTGTGAGCAAGCGAATGATGGGGCAACAGGTCTCGCTTTTGTGAAACAACACCAATACGACTTGCTGATTATTGATCGCATGCTGCCAGATATGGATGGTTTAACTATCTGCCAACGCGTCAGGAAGCAGAATGCAGACATTCCGATACTTTTTTTAACCGCGGTGGATGACACACAGGAAAAAGTCGCCGGACTCAGGGCCGGCGCTGATGATTACCTGACTAAACCATTTGATTTTGAAGAGTTAATTGCAAGAATTGAAGCGCTGGGTCGAAGACGCTCAGCCCATCAACCTGAACAAGACAGCCTGCAAGTTGGACCGTTACAGATAAATGTCGGTGAGCGTAGTGTTTATGTGGCGGGACAAGCGGTCGATCTCACCTCATTGGAGTTTGATCTGTTGTTATATCTGGTGCAAACCGATGGCAAAGTCGTCTCGCGTGAACGCATAATCAATGCTGTGTGGGGAGTGAATACTGATCCGTTGACGAATATTGTTGATGTTTACATCCGCCGTTTGCGGAAGAAAATTGATAACGAGCCTGCACGTTCATTCATTGAAACCAAACGTGGTGTTGGTTACCGTTTTTCAGCAAAATAATATTCATTTACTGTTCATTTTAAACTCAGAATAAATTCAGTATCGCCTGCCTAAACTGACCTTAGTTTTCACACTAAGGTTAATGATCATGAGAAAGTCTTTATTCGCTCTGGCTGGTTTATCAGTGTTAAGCCTGTCCACCATTTCTTTACCTGTTTACGCCTATGAGGCTGGTGACTGGCTAGTTCGCGGTCGAATTATTAATGTTAATCCCAATGATGATAGTGGTCAGTTATATATCAACGGGGCTGCCTCGGGCGAAGGGGTCAGTGTCAATGATGATACGGTGCCAGAACTCGACATCACTTATATGATTACCAGACACTGGGGGTTGGAGCTGATTCTGGGGTATTCCGAGCACACCGTTAAAGGGGTTAAAAACTGGAGTAATCTCGGTGATGTGGCGGACACAAAGGTCTTACCACCGACATTACTTCTGCAATATCACTTTTTACCGGACTCCTCGATTAGACCCTATATCGGTGCCGGGATTAACTACACCTACTTTTTTGATGAGGAAGTGCCAGGAATCCTCGGCACACCGGGCTCTAAGGTGAAGCTTGATAGCTCTTGGGGACTGGCCGCTCAGGTCGGTGTTGATGTGGCCATTAATCAGGACTGGTTTATAAATGTCGATATGAAATATATCGATATTGATACCCAAGCGCACTACAGCAATATATTAGGTGGCACAATCGACAAAGCTACGATTAACGCCGATATCGATCCCTTTGTGTTTGGTATTGGTATTGGCCGACGTTTTTAATCTCGAACTCTTTTGACCTCCCCATTAGCCCGCATTTATGCGGGTTTTTTTTGTGCTTTTTTCAGTGTTGAAAAATTCATTTTCTGTTCATCTAATAATCAGATCGTATTCAGCCATCCCGCCATAAACTGAGCCTACACAATTCGTGAAGAGGAAGAAAAAATGAAAAAATTATCATTAATGACATTGATTTTAAGCAGTTCGATTGCCGGTTCAGCGCTGGCCAGCGAGTCACTGAGTAAAGAGGTGATTCAAAAAGCGCAGGAAAACTGGGCAGAGGCGATTGTTGAAATTGGTCAGGCAAAACTGGATGGAAAAGACTATGAATCCGTCGCGAAAATGAAAGTCAGTGAGCTGTATGATTTTGAAGATGGCACGGTGTTATTTAAACCGACCAAGGCCGCGCAAGATCAATTCAGAAACAGCTACGATGAGGCTATTTCCTACTTTGTAGGTGGTAGCGTCTCAGAAGATAAAGGCTTTGCCCTGCAACCATGGACAAATGTTCGATTTGAAAATGAAGATATTGCCATCAAAGACGATTATGCCGTTGCGATGGGGAATTACTATTTCACTGATACCTCAGGTAAGGAAGTGAAAGTGGAATACACCTTTGGATATACACTTGAGGACGACGGCAGCGTCAAAATCGATTTGCATCATTCCTCTTTACCTTATCAACCATAAGGTAAGAACTACTGCGGGAGTAGTTCGGAAGCTCTGGCCTTTGGGCCAGAGCTTTTTTTATGCCTTAGTCTTTATTCACTTCGCGTTTATCAATAAACATCAAAATGATTTGCCGATCGGTATAGATATCGTTTGAACTATGCTGACGAATACCGTCGTAAAAGGCTTTGAATTTTGGATCACGTTGTTTAAATCCTTCGATATCCTGGTTTAATACTTGTGCCTGAAATGCTGTTGGTGCGGTATCAAAATGACGTGATGCACAAAATACCGCTGTTGATTGCCCTGCCTGTTCCGCCGCCGTTTCATTGGCTGGGTTGAATAGACACTGTTGATAGTTCTGTTCTTCGGCATTTACAAGTTTTGTAAAGAAAAGGGTAACAACCGTAAGAAAAAGCATATGCACTTTCATCATGACCTCATCGAGTTAGATTCATTAAAGATAATGACTTGCGCGCAATCTAAATTGTTCCAGTCTGATGTTGGGTTTCATGCTTCAACCCAAGCTAGGGATGATTATCTTGCCTCATGCTTGAGTATGACTCGTAGGTTGGGTAGAGCTTAGGCGAAACCTAACGGTGTTTTGGATTTTATAGAGAGCCATTATCAAGGCCTTACCAAGCTATGAACTGTTCTGATGAATGAGATTAATCATCACCATAGAAATACATAGAGGTACTGTCAGAGATGATGATATTAGCCGTGTTTGCTGCTTTTTAAAGTTTTATATTTTTAGATGAATCTGTACAGTACAGATTAATAGGTTTTATTTTAGAGGCTACCTTATGAAGGTTTTGGACTACTACGATAAGTTCGAATGCATTGGTTCTGATTGTGAGGATACCTGTTGTAGTGGCTGGCAAGTCAGTATCGATAAAAAAACATATCGAAAATATAAAACTATTTCCGATCAAAAATTCCGGAAAGAAGTGCTTAATAATATCGGCCCTGACAGACAAAAGGTCACCGGCGCAGAATATAAGATCAAGCTACATGACGATGGCTCGTGTCCTTTTTTGAATGAAGACAAGTTATGTAATATTTATAAAAAATGTGGTGAAACTTACTTGTCCGATACGTGCACAGTCTTTCCCCGCAGACCAACCAAAGTTTTTAATCAGTCACACTCCGCTCTGAGCTTAGCTTGCCCTGAAGTCACACGCCTAGCTATTTTACCTGAAGCTCCTGTACAACTAATTGATATTGATATGGCCAGTGTTCACAGCCAAAGACTACAATCAATTGAGTTAAAAATAGGCGCACATCTACCAGCTAATGCTGAGGAAACCTATGAAGCGATAAGAACCGTCTCATTCCACATCATACAAATGCGACAAATCACCCTGGACGAACGCTTATTTCTCTTGGGCTTCTTCTTAGATAAGCTTGATGCGGGTTCAAAAACAAACAGTTATATTTTGATGAATCAGACTATCGTTGAATTCATCGAGGCGCTTGACTACCCAGACGAACTATTAAAACCATATCGACAATTCAACTCAAATCCACGCCTGAAGCTTGAGTACTCTCTTACAATGTTGCTTACTGATTATCCAAGAGCGGCTAATCCTCGTTTGGCAGAGTGCCTGGACTGGTTAAATAAGGGCTTGGATATTAACTACGATGAGTTTGAGATAGATAAGATACTTGAGAAGTATCAAGGTGCTGACCAGAAATATTATCAGCAGTTTTTACAAGAACGCGGCTATTTTCTGGAAAATTATTTAATCTCCCACTTGTTCCATTCTGACTTCCCTGTATCAAGCCAACATGGTTTATTTGATAGTTACCTTAGATTGATTACCTGCTTTACCAATATTCAAACCACGTTGATAGGAATAGCCAGTTATCATCAGAATATTGATACAGCTCATGTTCTACAATTAATACAAAGCTACGAACGGTTTATCTCGCATAACACTAAATACCTACCATCATTGTTGAAAAAACTAGAAGAATTGAGGTTTAATTCTTTGGGCGCAATGATGCTGCTGCTTAAACCATGATCTAATTGTTAGTCTGTTTGTTGGGTTTCATGTTTCAACTCAACCTAGGGATGTTATCTTGGGCCCTGCTCAAATTGAGGGAGTTGATCTGACGTGTTGTCCCATTCAGCTTTGCTGGCCATAAAAATATGAGCGTCGGGTTGAATAGCTAAGCTGCCGTCTAAACAACCGGCGGGCACCACTAATAAATGACCATTCATTTGTATCTGCGGTAAGGCAGAACCACAGTTTATGCAAAAGCTTTTTGTATGACGGGTGCCTGGTAAGGTGTAAGTACGGATGTTTTCTTCCCCCGACAGCCAGATTAGTTTGGCGGATTGAGAGAACAGATTGGAAGCATGTGCTGATCCCGTATCTTTTCGACAATGACTGCAATGGCAGAGATAAAAATGTTCAAAGTCGCCTTTGATTTCAAAGGTCACTTTGCCACATAAACATGTGCCGTGATGTTCCATCATAGCTTTTCCTTCGTTTTTTCTGACACGTTTTGTTTCAACCACATGCTGATATTTCTCACTCTACCATTAGGGAGAGTGAAGTAGTGAAGTAGGTTGGGTAGAGGAACGAAACCCAACATTCAAGATTGAAGCTATGTTTGTTGGGTTTCACAGGTTCAACCCAACCTACATTTAAAATGAGCAAGTATCTCCTAAGGCGAAACTGGCGCTTTGCCCAAGCTACAAAGTTAAGTAGGTTGGGTAGAGCCCCAGCGAAACCCAACAATCGGATAGACTTTAAGGGATAAGCTTGTTCGAGCTACACTTGTCTGGAGTCATGTTTAAATTCAATCTACAGGATGATTATCTACTTCACACGCTGCCGCTGGGGCGTTCATTTATTTTGCTTGCCCAAAATAAACGAACCAAACAAAAGGGCACCCGATATTGCCTTTGATCCAAAAATTAGGGTTGGCTGATGGCGTGGTCGAAAACTCGCTACGCTCAAACACTCGACCACTTTTTTCCATCAACCAACCCTAATTTTTGGCGGCAATCGACGGGACAATGAGGGGCTTTTTTTATCCCCGTTTGTGCTGACGAGGAGTGACATTTATTCAGGTCAGAGGGAGGCTAGTGTTTGATTCGTGGCATCCATGCCACTCCCCCTTCGGGCGCCTCCGGCGTCCAAATTTGTTCCAGACAAATTTGTGAGCGGAGCGAGTTTTAGCCGACCGCCTGAATCAATGTTATGACGAGTGACGCCGCAGGCCAGCACTGTGGGGTGTCCTAGGGTTGTTAGGGAAATGGGCAAGCATTTCCCTGACTCGCTATTGAGGCGAAACTAGATTTTAAAAAAGCTAGCAGCTTAAGATGAAGAACGAAATCCAATTAAATGAACGCCCCAGCGGCAGCGTGTGAAGTGAAAAATAGAATAGTGTTTGAGGCAATGCTCTAACTTGAGCTAGAAAACATTTGTTGGGTTTCACAGGTTCAACCCAACCTACATTTAAAATAAACAAGCATC belongs to Methylophaga thalassica and includes:
- a CDS encoding paraquat-inducible protein A, yielding MKQAVSLQKLDKNINGQRRLRACHECDWVSALPRLHAGEVAQCPRCQHILVRRHYRPAQRSLALAISAVIALLIAVSFPFVSFSIKGIGHSIEIEQTASMLLSFEQPIVAIVVALTIIILPALYLFSVIWLQLVLLFSEPKIKHRQIARTLKHLDSWMMADVFIIGALVSLFKIAGMADIQLGIAFWAYAVFAFLLLMTTRSIDADWMWFAIAGEPRAPAQTRTGQGASEQGLTGCPTCGLIHTLNENGDNHCIRCGEPLHARAPKSLQRTMSLLITATILYIPANVYPIMTTTTFGQEKNSTIMGGVIDLIQHGSWPIALVIFIASILVPIGKLLVLSWLCLTVNNAHQLSQMTRLKLYRITEFIGRWSMVDVFVVSILVALIHAGDLISVTPGSAALAFASVVVLTMLAAITFDSRLIWDNPQSELRPMRGKKV
- the pqiB gene encoding intermembrane transport protein PqiB; the protein is MTEDISSTDTTDELDTARASKASSWSPIWILPIVAVLIGAWLVVDDYLSTGPLINLTMSDAEGIAAGKTLIKTRNVEIGHVESVKLSDDLQYAVVKARIDPDAASTLVEDTRFWVVKPRIGREGISGLNTVLSGAYIQLEPGKSKQEKRDFEVLDQPPVSLSGDGIRISLDSPLGISLNPGDPVSYQGQIVGRVEKAEFSASDQHMHHELFIEAPYDVLVTKSTRFWSSSGVNISLDSKGFNINLASLETLLSSGVSFGVLQEMENDKAAESGDEFTLYPNQTAAQQASYDHYIEYVLMVKDTVRGLAEGAPVEFRGLRIGTVQSVPWEYNSRMRNGKDGFAIPVLIRLEPQRLGDFHDGLLEEWKERIDRLIKRGLVATLKPGNLLTGSMFVDINIDKTPGMPEIKTAMFRERQVIPTKSSQLAQMEMKVSNLLDKLNGIDVQPVLDGVNANLKTSQALLQEVQKLAVSIDNFVNNPQTQTIPDNVNQTLTELRETLKGLSPDAPAYQNLSQSIKSLEGLINDIQPLVRTLNEQPNALIFNRTEQMDPQPPAAQP
- a CDS encoding PqiC family protein, translated to MKRFFIGMLFILLTACASQPVTQTNFYTLPVTQASEQVVSDKTVFIKPVILADFLSNNGVVLQLDDITIHSAQYHQWAEPLTDQLSRALRDRLQAAQSNYRIVNLPSFAKQSTYQLQLEFDQFQGRFDGKAVTSGQWQLMNTAGETLKTQRFSLTQDLPAEGYPVLIRALATNLDKLAAEIAKQLPSEDKQQ
- a CDS encoding sensor histidine kinase, with the translated sequence MYKKKIILFAAFAFLIVILALSLTVWSTKFTASNIAQVNMANSLLTEHLKLSDHSYRLFKQITDEILLGKSANQSIVRNKRAMITETLSRIRALEIAQREALGPEKTKGSVEDTDNLEMAINGILKSFAEVLEMSDEQSRSQKIKFLLEEQIDNNFRDAINLALQRQSGLVDALNANIENRHALIYWSALVLSLLAIFLTILGSLALIRNITEPVDQLKKGAEALSKGDLQYRVPLGFDAEFDAIAESFNGMAHNLAEQKQLRDTLNQNLEYEVAKRTEELVQLNQTLQHNDVSRRHFLADISHELRTPLTIIRGEAQVALRQKKAEDSDPALRDALSQVLEQALFLSRLVDDLLFIARTDTNNLRLECAKTNIHDLITDCCQDMRHQAKAKSMVISFHPVVEPAYAMVDAERIRQLLIIVLDNAIKYSPAETQVQINTSIDEHNILIHVADQGHGLEQSELPFIFDRFYRSQKVRRESLPGTGLGLAVAKAITDAHQGKIWAQVDDTGFRITISLPRVV
- a CDS encoding response regulator transcription factor; this translates as MQILLIEDEKRVADFICRGLKAEGFFCEQANDGATGLAFVKQHQYDLLIIDRMLPDMDGLTICQRVRKQNADIPILFLTAVDDTQEKVAGLRAGADDYLTKPFDFEELIARIEALGRRRSAHQPEQDSLQVGPLQINVGERSVYVAGQAVDLTSLEFDLLLYLVQTDGKVVSRERIINAVWGVNTDPLTNIVDVYIRRLRKKIDNEPARSFIETKRGVGYRFSAK
- a CDS encoding OmpW/AlkL family protein, whose translation is MRKSLFALAGLSVLSLSTISLPVYAYEAGDWLVRGRIINVNPNDDSGQLYINGAASGEGVSVNDDTVPELDITYMITRHWGLELILGYSEHTVKGVKNWSNLGDVADTKVLPPTLLLQYHFLPDSSIRPYIGAGINYTYFFDEEVPGILGTPGSKVKLDSSWGLAAQVGVDVAINQDWFINVDMKYIDIDTQAHYSNILGGTIDKATINADIDPFVFGIGIGRRF
- the fliB gene encoding flagellin lysine-N-methylase, which produces MKVLDYYDKFECIGSDCEDTCCSGWQVSIDKKTYRKYKTISDQKFRKEVLNNIGPDRQKVTGAEYKIKLHDDGSCPFLNEDKLCNIYKKCGETYLSDTCTVFPRRPTKVFNQSHSALSLACPEVTRLAILPEAPVQLIDIDMASVHSQRLQSIELKIGAHLPANAEETYEAIRTVSFHIIQMRQITLDERLFLLGFFLDKLDAGSKTNSYILMNQTIVEFIEALDYPDELLKPYRQFNSNPRLKLEYSLTMLLTDYPRAANPRLAECLDWLNKGLDINYDEFEIDKILEKYQGADQKYYQQFLQERGYFLENYLISHLFHSDFPVSSQHGLFDSYLRLITCFTNIQTTLIGIASYHQNIDTAHVLQLIQSYERFISHNTKYLPSLLKKLEELRFNSLGAMMLLLKP
- a CDS encoding GFA family protein; translation: MMEHHGTCLCGKVTFEIKGDFEHFYLCHCSHCRKDTGSAHASNLFSQSAKLIWLSGEENIRTYTLPGTRHTKSFCINCGSALPQIQMNGHLLVVPAGCLDGSLAIQPDAHIFMASKAEWDNTSDQLPQFEQGPR